Proteins from one Cicer arietinum cultivar CDC Frontier isolate Library 1 chromosome 3, Cicar.CDCFrontier_v2.0, whole genome shotgun sequence genomic window:
- the LOC101501891 gene encoding sucrose nonfermenting 4-like protein encodes MYASVADRGYEGSGGGSGPILIPKRFVWPYGGRRVFLSGSFTRWSEHIPMSPMEGCPSVFQVICSLMPGYHQYKFNVDGEWRHDEQQPFVSGNYGVVNTIYLVREPDILPSILSAETPSRSHMEVDNDVFGHAVPEANPRMSESDLEVSRHRTSVFLSTHTAYELLPESGKVIALDINLPVKQAFHVLYEQDVSMAPLWDFCKSRFVGVLSAMDFILILKELRNHGSNLTEEQLETHTIAAWKEGKLKLHRTLDNNAVSSPHCFVHAGPHECLKDVALKVLQNNVSTVPIIHSSSEDGSFPQLLHLASLSGILKCICRHFKHSAGSLPILQLPIGSIPLGTWVPKVGDPNGQPLAMLRPNASLGAALSMFVQAKVSSIPIVDDNDSLLDIYSRSDITALAKDKAYARISLDEISIHQALLLGQDANSPYGLYNGHRCHMCLRSDSLHKVMERLASPGVRRLVIVEAGSKRVEGIISLSDVFRFLLG; translated from the exons ATGTATGCTTCGGTAGCAGATAGGGGATATGAAGGGAGTGGCGGAGGTTCAGGACCTATTTTGATTCCGAAGCGTTTTGTTTGGCCTTATGGAGGAAGAAGAGTGTTTCTCAGTGGTTCTTTCACGAG ATGGTCAGAGCATATACCTATGTCTCCGATGGAAGGATGTCCTTCTGTGTTTCAGGTTATTTGCAGCTTGATGCCGGGATATCATCAG TACAAATTTAACGTGGATGGCGAGTGGCGGCATGATGAGCAGCAGCCATTTGTAAGTGGGAACTATGGAGTagtaaatactatttatttagtGAGAGAACCAGATATTTTACCTTCCATCTTAAGTGCTGAAACACCCAGTAGGTCCCACATGGAGGTTGACAATGATGTCTTTGGGCATGCAGTGCCA GAAGCTAATCCAAGGATGTCAGAGTCTGATCTGGAGGTCTCTCGCCACCGTACATCTGTATTCTTGTCTACACATACTGCGTATGAATTGCTTCCTGAGTCTGGGAAG GTCATTGCGTTGGATATAAATTTACCAGTTAAGCAAGCATTCCATGTTCTGTATGAACAG GATGTATCTATGGCCCCGCTATGGGATTTTTGCAAGAGTCGGTTTGTTGGAGTGCTTAGTGCAATGGACTTCATTCTCATATTGAAAGAG TTGCGGAATCATGGATCAAATTTGACTGAAGAACAACTTGAGACTCACACTATAGCAGCCTGGAAAGAGGGAAAATTGAAGCTACACAGGACACTTGATAATAATGCGGTATCAAGTCCTCATTGTTTTGTACAT GCTGGGCCCCATGAATGCCTAAAAGACGTGGCTTTAAAGGTTTTACAAAACAATGTGTCAACGGTTCCTATCATTCATTCTTCTTCGGAGGATGGTTCATTTCCCCAACTGCTTCATCTTGCTTCCCTATCAGGAATTCTAAAAT GTATATGCAGGCATTTTAAGCACTCTGCTGGCTCTTTGCCCATTCTTCAACTTCCGATTGGTTCAATACCTTTGGGTACGTGGGTGCCTAAAGTTGGGGATCCAAATGGACAGCCACTTGCAATGCTAAGGCCAAATGCTTCTCTTGGTGCTGCCCTGTCGATGTTTGTTCAAG CTAAAGTTAGCTCAATACCAATTGTGGATGATAATGATTCATTGCTTGACATATATTCAAGAAG TGATATTACTGCATTGGCTAAAGATAAAGCATATGCTCGGATATCTCTGGACGAAATTAGTATTCATCAG GCATTACTTTTGGGACAAGATGCTAATTCTCCGTATGGGCTCTACAATGGCCACAGATGTCATATGTGTTTGAGGTCTGATTCGTTGCACAAAGTGATGGAGCGGTTGGCTAGTCCTG GGGTTAGGAGACTTGTGATCGTGGAGGCTGGTAGCAAGCGTGTGGAAGGGATTATTTCATTAAGTGATGTGTTCAGATTCTTATTGGGCTAG
- the LOC101502432 gene encoding uncharacterized protein, with translation MPYGRLSLLLTKRRFSLYSLNPKTPFLLSHFFSTSQNSNPKPSSLSARLSFVFDQIDAIEKQRSQKHETLQRIRAWRDSKNTQNDTPEPVSEPTTPSESHEEINTNSNSVELMKKEVEFVHPWPEWIQLMERLVHQNYFDHRRKDEDKMVQDLGFDPPEIVDDEGFDFTKDFKSVHAACLNFGKDRFDLLRSLSKQDIQILVGFGCPNGDRKVVFSGKLLRKYVHLDEGDVCSSCSLRNNCDNAYLLTNKEDEARTIDIMRMLLTFGFDPINGSVTNKPLLKQKSVKAVVRKMLHEVVKLSSVPIDPNLPPPVIKKPPPKVKQPPPTPKRRVGRDDVEMKRGDWLCPKCDFMNFAKNTVCLQCDAKRPKRQLLPGEWECTECNFLNYRRNVVCFHCECKRPPDEFLENKFQDKKYGSGPKLDKMGSRQEVSNAWNFDFDDNESDGADVAAFEYADSHGIDKDFPSDNGGQHAGWEDDFEKNSRVQRSRDEEYANSSPSRPRTGFDDFEDEDDVDSYEIETETGTSSARMEATKNKFSETEDSLEWEDSEDIDDKMHARHKTVSGRTMQTRSVRKNTSFSRSKDDEPDFDSDEQRSILSSFKSSHFSAADQKRKGRGPTKKLSFGSESDEDVGVGLYSDDDDDLNEAYSSRQNRGSRHDSGRRNFTRDGKSGGGYKANRFSDDFDDSPRQSYRNDRGSQGSNRDRKRFEDFDGSSRKSYGNGRGSQGSNRDRKGFEDFHGPSRKSYGNGRESLGGNHLKILMDRPGNLMVMEEGLNEMTEYDPRGSLMGMIEGPEEMTGVMTGKMAEDINIVWMRRVVVTLETVGV, from the exons ATGCCGTACGGTCGTTTATCTCTTCTTCTAACCAAACGCCGCTTCTCTCTTTATtccttaaaccctaaaaccccaTTCTTACTCTCCCACTTTTTCTCGACCTCCCAAAACTCAAACCCTAAACCTTCTTCTCTTTCTGCTCGTCTCAGCTTCGTCTTTGATCAAATCGATGCTATCGAGAAACAACGTTCTCAAAAACACGAAACTCTTCAACGCATTCGAGCTTGGCGTGATTCCAAAAACACTCAAAACGATACTCCCGAACCCGTTTCAGAACCAACAACACCATCTGAGTCACATGAAGAGATTAATACTAACAGTAACTCTGTGGAATTGATGAAGAAAGAGGTGGAGTTTGTTCATCCTTGGCCGGAATGGATTCAATTGATGGAGAGATTGGTGCATCAGAATTACTTTGATCATAGGAGGAAGGATGAGGATAAAATGGTGCAGGATTTAGGGTTTGATCCTCCTGAGATTGTAGACGATGAGGGGTTCGATTTCACAAAGGATTTCAAGAGCGTTCATGCTGCTTGTCTCAATTTTGGGAAGGATCGTTTTGACTTGTTGAG GTCATTGTCGAAGCAGGATATACAAATTTTGGTTGGTTTTGGATGCCCCAATGGGGACAGAAAAGTGGTTTTCTCCGGTAAATTGTTAAGGAAGTATGTCCACCTTGATGAGGGAGAT GTCTGTAGTTCCTGCAGCTTGAGAAACAATTGTGACAACGCATATCTGCTTACAAACAAAGAGGATGAAGCACGAACTATTGATATCATGCGAATGCTGCTGACATTTGGGTTTGATCCTATTAATGGATCAGTCACTAATAAGCCACTTCTGAAGCAGAAGTCTGTCAAAGCAGTGGTTCGTAAAATGCTTCATGAAGTTGTCAAATTGAGTTCAGTTCCTATTGATCCAAATCTCCCTCCTCCAGTGATAAAAAAGCCTCCACCAAAGGTGAAACAGCCTCCTCCTACTCCAAAAAGACGTGTTGGACGAGATGATGTTGAGATGAAAAGGGGGGACTGGCTATGTCCTAA GTGTGATTTCATGAATTTTGCAAAGAATACTGTTTGCTTACAGTGTGATGCCAAGCGTCCAAAGAGACAGTTGCTTCCAGGAGAATGGGAATGTACCGA GTGCAACTTCTTGAATTACAGGAGGAACGTGGTATGTTTTCATTGTGAGTGCAAACGCCCACCTGATGAATTCCTGGAGAATAAATTTCAAGATAAAAAATACGGTTCTGGACCTAAGTTAGATAAGATGGGCAGTCGGCAAGAGGTTTCCAATGCCTGGAATTTTGACTTTGATGACAATGAATCAGATGGTGCAGATGTTGCTGCTTTTGAGTATGCAGATTCTCATGGTATAGACAAGGACTTTCCTTCAGATAACGGTGGTCAGCATGCGGGGTGGGAAGATGATTTTGAGAAGAACAGTAGAGTACAACGGTCCCGTGATGAAGAATATGCTAATTCTAGTCCTTCTAGACCTAGAACAGGGTTTGATGATTTTGAAGATGAGGATGATGTTGATAGTTACGAGATAGAAACTGAAACTGGAACTAGTAGTGCAAGAATGGaagcaacaaaaaataaattttcggAAACAGAAGACTCATTGGAGTGGGAAGATTCTGAAGACATTGATGACAAAATGCACGCACGCCATAAAACAGTTTCTGGAAGAACTATGCAAACCCGTTCAGTTCGCAAGAATACATCTTTCTCTCGATCCAAGGATGATGAACCTGATTTTGATTCAGATGAACAGCGGTCTATTCTTTCCAGTTTCAAATCTAGCCATTTTTCTGCTGCTGACCAGAAAAGGAAAGGCAGAGGTCCAACCAAGAAATTAAGCTTTGGTTCTGAAtctgatgaagatgttggtgtTGGATTATACTCTGACGACGATGATGACTTAAATGAGGCATATTCATCCAGACAAAATAGAGGGAGTAGACATGATTCTGGGAGAAGGAACTTCACTAGAGATGGGAAGTCTGGTGGTGGTTACAAAGCAAATAGATTCAGTGATGATTTTGATGACTCACCCCGACAGTCTTATAGGAATGATAGAGGGTCTCAAGGAAGTAATCGTGATAGGAAGAggtttgaagattttgatggaTCGTCCCGGAAATCTTATGGTAATGGCAGAGGGTCTCAGGGAAGTAACCGTGATCGGAAGGGATTTGAAGATTTTCATGGACCATCCCGAAAATCTTATGGTAATGGTAGAGAATCTCTGGGAGGTAACC atttgaagattttgatggaTCGTCCCGGAAATCTTATGGTAATGGAAGAGGGTCTCAACGAAATGACCGAATACGATCCCCGCGGCAGTCTTATGGGAATGATAGAGGGTCCCGAGGAAATGACCGGAGTTATGACAGGGAAAATGGCAGAGGACATAAATATAGTATGGATGAGAAGAGTGGTGGTGACTTTAGAAACAGTAGGCGTGTGA
- the LOC101501579 gene encoding uncharacterized protein isoform X1, with translation MVSFEQNYNDIFMEHASNGDLDLSPRIGDEYQVEIPSVFKKSKHLPLRMNLEDSESVHDKSLSFAIGLPIPVTWLHNEMEYSGDEEGGYHRGDSNSSHLDKSENYVLVPGRLSSAWSEADTKSFVLGLFIFGKNFIQITRFLENKQMGEILSFYYGKFYKTDGYRRWSECRKMKGRKCMIGRKLFTGPRQHELLSRLTSHVSEESQDNLFQVSKSYMEGRTSLEEYVSSLKSSVGLGILVEAVGIGKEKGDLTRLDVEPGKNSRAFSAPTCKDWSSLGPDDIIQSLTGGYRLSKTKSNELFWEAVWPRLLARGWHSEQPKNRGYVTSKDYLVFLIPGIEKFSRRKLVKGDHYFDSVSDVLNKVVAEPNILVLEEEAKVGSFNAEEPENGSNEDDLSDDHRQCYLKPRASTYNKDHMKFMVIDTSLVIGGKSSDLRELKSMPVNSACKVEVDAACKKYKGQKYTRKVKHSKDMSKSIKQKSIKFTVTDTNTLSEGKLLKVKQLRYPLVELEDASTITTALLRESKGGSSTDDSPRMVEAKTRTRDKKKMNKTDSRSGVSNSEATSKKEAYNNPDNNANKVVESQKNQHTYAFDDNQLKRMIKHQFNRRVRSGDSNHAALPVKRRRLTACVKAEKNRIIENSSGSLRSEKLEISQFSSFPDANKNVCDPVSHQQNGCSTASSADRRAEEVNEKSILNNSYQCAVKVEKCSSFTLEIPQVPSKSENINMLAMAEEGEHGLKAKDQCLTSATQEVVEKPVRIACDVDSLEQQPDINPRRQSTRNRPLTVRALECIANEFLHVQRRQKRKDIQTHNDPFNPCRKARTRGKTMLRRHCSDHETAVLVQEEKILNGDGSVS, from the exons ATGGTGTCCTTTGAACAGAACTATAATGATATTTTCATGGAGCATGCGTCTAACGGGGACCTGGATTTGAGTCCTCGAATAGGTGATGAATACCAGGTGGAAATTCCTTCTGTGTTTAAGAAATCAAAGCATCTTCCACTTCGAATGAATCTCGAAGATTCAGAATCTGTGCATGATAAATCACTTTCCTTCGCAATTGGTTTGCCCATCCCAGTCACATGGTTACATAATGAAATGGAGTATAGCGGAGATGAAGAGGGGGGATATCATCGTGGAGACAGCAATTCAAGTCACTTGGACAAAAGTGAAAATTATGTGTTGGTTCCTGGTAGATTGAGTAGCGCATGGAGCGAGGCTGATACGAAAAGTTTTGTACTTGGTTTGTTTATTTTTGGGAAGAATTTCATTCAGATAACAAGATTCTTAGAGAACAAACAGATGGGGGAAATACTTTCATTTTACTATGGAAAGTTTTACAAAACAGATGGATATCGTAGATGGTCAGAGTGCAGGAAGATGAAAGGGAGAAAATGTATGATAGGACGAAAACTTTTTACTGGACCGAGGCAACATGAACTATTGTCTCGCTTAACTTCTCATGTCTCCGAAGAATCTCAAGATAATTTGTTCCAG GTTTCTAAGTCATATATGGAGGGCAGAACTTCTCTAGAAGAATATGTATCTTCTTTGAAGTCTAGTGTTGGACTTGGCATTCTTGTGGAAGCAGTAGGTATTGGTAAGGAGAAGGGAGACCTTACTAGGCTTGACGTCGAACCTGGGAAGAACAGTCGAGCGTTTTCAGCACCAACTTGCAAAGATTGGTCTTCTCTTGGACCCGACGATATAATACAATCTTTGACGGGAGGATATCGGCTGAGCAAGACCAAAAGTAATGAACTCTTCTGGGAAGCTGTTTGGCCCCGCTTACTGGCAAGAGGATGGCACTCTGAGCAGCCAAAGAATCGAGGCTATGTTACCTCCAAAGATTATCTGGTTTTTCTTATTCCTGGCATTGAGAAGTTTTCGAGGAGAAAACTTGTGAAAGGTGATCATTACTTTGATTCTGTTAGTGATGTCTTGAACAAAGTAGTAGCTGAACCGAATATTCTTGTGCTTGAAGAAGAAGCTAAAGTTGGTAGCTTCAATGCGGAGGAGCCTGAAAATGGATCAAATGAAGATGATTTATCTGATGATCATCGTCAATGTTACCTCAAGCCCCGAGCTTCTACATACAATAAAGATCATATGAAATTCATGGTTATTGATACTAGTTTGGTGATTGGTGGAAAGTCATCCGATTTAAGGGAATTGAAATCTATGCCTGTTAATTCAGCGTGTAAAGTTGAGGTAGATGCTgcttgtaaaaaatataaagggcAAAAATATACGAGGAAAGTAAAACATAGCAAGGATATGTCCAAAAGCATTAAACAGAAGTCAATAAAGTTCACAGTTACTGATACCAATACACTTTCTGAAGGAAAACTATTGAAGGTGAAACAACTGAGATATCCGCTCGTTGAATTGGAAGATGCTTCTACGATAACTACTGCTCTTTTGAGAGAAAGTAAAGGCGGCTCTTCAACTGATGATTCGCCAAGGATGGTGGAAGCTAAGACGCGGACACGTGAcaaaaaaaagatgaataaaACTGATAGTCGCAGCGGTGTATCCAACAGTGAGGCTACCAGTAAAAAAGAAGCATATAATAATCCTGATAACAATGCAAACAAGGTCGTCGAAAGTCAGAAAAATCAACACACCTATGCGTTTGATGATAATCAACTGAAGAGGATGATAAAGCATCAATTCAATCGAAGAGTAAGGTCAGGCGATTCTAATCATGCAGCTCTTCCTGTTAAAAGGAGGAGATTGACTGCTTGTGTCAAGGCAGAGAAAAACCGCATCATTGAGAATTCTTCAGGAAGTTTGAGATCAGAAAAACTTGAAATCTCTCAGTTTTCTAGCTTTCCAGATGCCAACAAAAATGTTTGTGATCCAGTTAGTCATCAGCAGAATGGATGTTCAACTGCTTCTTCAGCTGACAGAAGAGCAGAAGAGGTTAATGAAAAAAGCATTCTCAACAACAGTTATCAATGCGCTGTTAAAGTTGAGAAATGTTCATCTTTCACCCTCGAGATACCGCAGGTTCCATCTAAGTCTGAGAATATCAATATGCTGGCAATGGCAGAGGAAGGTGAGCATGGACTAAAGGCAAAAGATCAATGTCTAACATCTGCTACTCAGGAAGTAGTTGAGAAGCCAGTGAGAATCGCTTGTGATGTTGATTCTTTGGAACAACAGCCTGATATAAATCCCAGGAGACAGAGCACTAGAAACCGACCGTTGACAGTTAGAGCATTGGAATGTATAGCAAATGAATTCTTGCATGTGCAAAGGAGACAAAAAAGGAAAGACATTCAGACACACAATGATCCTTTCAATCCTTGCCGCAAGGCTCGTACAAGAGGCAAAACAATGCTGCGTCGTCATTGTTCAGACCATGAGACTGCAGTTTTAGTACAAGAAGAAAAGATTTTGAACGGAGATGGTAGTGTTAGCTAA
- the LOC101501579 gene encoding uncharacterized protein isoform X2 → MEHASNGDLDLSPRIGDEYQVEIPSVFKKSKHLPLRMNLEDSESVHDKSLSFAIGLPIPVTWLHNEMEYSGDEEGGYHRGDSNSSHLDKSENYVLVPGRLSSAWSEADTKSFVLGLFIFGKNFIQITRFLENKQMGEILSFYYGKFYKTDGYRRWSECRKMKGRKCMIGRKLFTGPRQHELLSRLTSHVSEESQDNLFQVSKSYMEGRTSLEEYVSSLKSSVGLGILVEAVGIGKEKGDLTRLDVEPGKNSRAFSAPTCKDWSSLGPDDIIQSLTGGYRLSKTKSNELFWEAVWPRLLARGWHSEQPKNRGYVTSKDYLVFLIPGIEKFSRRKLVKGDHYFDSVSDVLNKVVAEPNILVLEEEAKVGSFNAEEPENGSNEDDLSDDHRQCYLKPRASTYNKDHMKFMVIDTSLVIGGKSSDLRELKSMPVNSACKVEVDAACKKYKGQKYTRKVKHSKDMSKSIKQKSIKFTVTDTNTLSEGKLLKVKQLRYPLVELEDASTITTALLRESKGGSSTDDSPRMVEAKTRTRDKKKMNKTDSRSGVSNSEATSKKEAYNNPDNNANKVVESQKNQHTYAFDDNQLKRMIKHQFNRRVRSGDSNHAALPVKRRRLTACVKAEKNRIIENSSGSLRSEKLEISQFSSFPDANKNVCDPVSHQQNGCSTASSADRRAEEVNEKSILNNSYQCAVKVEKCSSFTLEIPQVPSKSENINMLAMAEEGEHGLKAKDQCLTSATQEVVEKPVRIACDVDSLEQQPDINPRRQSTRNRPLTVRALECIANEFLHVQRRQKRKDIQTHNDPFNPCRKARTRGKTMLRRHCSDHETAVLVQEEKILNGDGSVS, encoded by the exons ATGGAGCATGCGTCTAACGGGGACCTGGATTTGAGTCCTCGAATAGGTGATGAATACCAGGTGGAAATTCCTTCTGTGTTTAAGAAATCAAAGCATCTTCCACTTCGAATGAATCTCGAAGATTCAGAATCTGTGCATGATAAATCACTTTCCTTCGCAATTGGTTTGCCCATCCCAGTCACATGGTTACATAATGAAATGGAGTATAGCGGAGATGAAGAGGGGGGATATCATCGTGGAGACAGCAATTCAAGTCACTTGGACAAAAGTGAAAATTATGTGTTGGTTCCTGGTAGATTGAGTAGCGCATGGAGCGAGGCTGATACGAAAAGTTTTGTACTTGGTTTGTTTATTTTTGGGAAGAATTTCATTCAGATAACAAGATTCTTAGAGAACAAACAGATGGGGGAAATACTTTCATTTTACTATGGAAAGTTTTACAAAACAGATGGATATCGTAGATGGTCAGAGTGCAGGAAGATGAAAGGGAGAAAATGTATGATAGGACGAAAACTTTTTACTGGACCGAGGCAACATGAACTATTGTCTCGCTTAACTTCTCATGTCTCCGAAGAATCTCAAGATAATTTGTTCCAG GTTTCTAAGTCATATATGGAGGGCAGAACTTCTCTAGAAGAATATGTATCTTCTTTGAAGTCTAGTGTTGGACTTGGCATTCTTGTGGAAGCAGTAGGTATTGGTAAGGAGAAGGGAGACCTTACTAGGCTTGACGTCGAACCTGGGAAGAACAGTCGAGCGTTTTCAGCACCAACTTGCAAAGATTGGTCTTCTCTTGGACCCGACGATATAATACAATCTTTGACGGGAGGATATCGGCTGAGCAAGACCAAAAGTAATGAACTCTTCTGGGAAGCTGTTTGGCCCCGCTTACTGGCAAGAGGATGGCACTCTGAGCAGCCAAAGAATCGAGGCTATGTTACCTCCAAAGATTATCTGGTTTTTCTTATTCCTGGCATTGAGAAGTTTTCGAGGAGAAAACTTGTGAAAGGTGATCATTACTTTGATTCTGTTAGTGATGTCTTGAACAAAGTAGTAGCTGAACCGAATATTCTTGTGCTTGAAGAAGAAGCTAAAGTTGGTAGCTTCAATGCGGAGGAGCCTGAAAATGGATCAAATGAAGATGATTTATCTGATGATCATCGTCAATGTTACCTCAAGCCCCGAGCTTCTACATACAATAAAGATCATATGAAATTCATGGTTATTGATACTAGTTTGGTGATTGGTGGAAAGTCATCCGATTTAAGGGAATTGAAATCTATGCCTGTTAATTCAGCGTGTAAAGTTGAGGTAGATGCTgcttgtaaaaaatataaagggcAAAAATATACGAGGAAAGTAAAACATAGCAAGGATATGTCCAAAAGCATTAAACAGAAGTCAATAAAGTTCACAGTTACTGATACCAATACACTTTCTGAAGGAAAACTATTGAAGGTGAAACAACTGAGATATCCGCTCGTTGAATTGGAAGATGCTTCTACGATAACTACTGCTCTTTTGAGAGAAAGTAAAGGCGGCTCTTCAACTGATGATTCGCCAAGGATGGTGGAAGCTAAGACGCGGACACGTGAcaaaaaaaagatgaataaaACTGATAGTCGCAGCGGTGTATCCAACAGTGAGGCTACCAGTAAAAAAGAAGCATATAATAATCCTGATAACAATGCAAACAAGGTCGTCGAAAGTCAGAAAAATCAACACACCTATGCGTTTGATGATAATCAACTGAAGAGGATGATAAAGCATCAATTCAATCGAAGAGTAAGGTCAGGCGATTCTAATCATGCAGCTCTTCCTGTTAAAAGGAGGAGATTGACTGCTTGTGTCAAGGCAGAGAAAAACCGCATCATTGAGAATTCTTCAGGAAGTTTGAGATCAGAAAAACTTGAAATCTCTCAGTTTTCTAGCTTTCCAGATGCCAACAAAAATGTTTGTGATCCAGTTAGTCATCAGCAGAATGGATGTTCAACTGCTTCTTCAGCTGACAGAAGAGCAGAAGAGGTTAATGAAAAAAGCATTCTCAACAACAGTTATCAATGCGCTGTTAAAGTTGAGAAATGTTCATCTTTCACCCTCGAGATACCGCAGGTTCCATCTAAGTCTGAGAATATCAATATGCTGGCAATGGCAGAGGAAGGTGAGCATGGACTAAAGGCAAAAGATCAATGTCTAACATCTGCTACTCAGGAAGTAGTTGAGAAGCCAGTGAGAATCGCTTGTGATGTTGATTCTTTGGAACAACAGCCTGATATAAATCCCAGGAGACAGAGCACTAGAAACCGACCGTTGACAGTTAGAGCATTGGAATGTATAGCAAATGAATTCTTGCATGTGCAAAGGAGACAAAAAAGGAAAGACATTCAGACACACAATGATCCTTTCAATCCTTGCCGCAAGGCTCGTACAAGAGGCAAAACAATGCTGCGTCGTCATTGTTCAGACCATGAGACTGCAGTTTTAGTACAAGAAGAAAAGATTTTGAACGGAGATGGTAGTGTTAGCTAA